A genomic window from Desulfovibrio gilichinskyi includes:
- a CDS encoding FecR domain-containing protein: MPDLQPSASEIGVVTGLTGQAYAESEAGSRVLEAGSHIYEGEDLVTGPAGNVEIRFIDDTLLSQGSNSRITLDDYAYDPSDSSASELLVKITEGTFRVVTGKIAEQNPERFKVGSPLATIGIRGTITVHEVIPGQSEKHGVEEIHSGKALIVQSNITGAIRQIAQPQGIVDVSASGALSAVRPLSLQELNTFREIAPENIRQEQEINDEHNNNGEDAPDDQTDDPQNHDGDGPQQEGTPDGGEGGLLSSNGVLPGQETGAPVILTMMAMAGHEQPPSEPTSPHSPEPYTEPVQDPLLDPVDPVERKTETGQTHSSNEGADTHVITGDDNANVLTGTSGVDIIYGLGGDDELYGKDGNDTLYGGAGEDMLNGGRGNDYLDGGTSGTDIDFVSYADATGGVVVDILNHIATGADGNDTLVSIEGAIGSNFNDTLLGDEYENRFEGLLGNDTIDGKGGSDWIQYEMLGSNYHLDINLDSEMAFIMTENESEQYSSSIKNIENVIGSAHADNITGSVSDNILHGNGGDDNIYGLAGNDLLFGEDGSNTIDGGDGFDTVSYAHSTTGITFTVAAGETSTIVTHSGGEDTLSHIEGFIGTAEIDHMTGSCGNEYFAGMDGDNTIDGGGGIDTVSYAHSTTGVTFTVSEGNDITVAHSGGTDTLSHIEGFTGTNSADDITGSSGNEIFNGSAGNDTYDGAGGTNTLSYSSMSSPMTITMTAEGAGNAHDDGPLTFKDTFTNIQHIIGSAGNDTFNGLTIAGSEIFQGGAGMDTFNLNNAATSVLEYTSLSDGGDQIQDFKSGQDYFSFSGNDFDPSTNQTLTNLDSAYDGSNGSFGNNDAHFVFDSDHTLWYDSNGDEAGGAEKIATVLSGDEVAATDIHV; the protein is encoded by the coding sequence ATGCCAGATCTTCAACCATCCGCAAGCGAAATAGGTGTAGTTACCGGACTAACAGGACAAGCATATGCCGAATCTGAAGCAGGTTCACGCGTGCTTGAAGCAGGAAGTCATATATATGAAGGCGAGGACCTCGTCACCGGGCCTGCTGGAAATGTTGAAATAAGGTTCATTGATGACACTCTTTTATCACAAGGTTCAAATTCCCGCATAACTCTAGATGATTACGCATACGACCCAAGTGACAGCTCTGCTTCAGAACTGTTAGTAAAAATCACCGAAGGAACATTTCGCGTAGTCACAGGAAAAATTGCCGAGCAAAACCCGGAAAGATTTAAAGTAGGATCTCCACTTGCCACAATAGGTATTCGCGGCACCATTACAGTTCATGAAGTAATTCCCGGGCAGAGTGAAAAACACGGAGTTGAAGAAATTCACAGTGGAAAGGCTTTAATTGTTCAAAGTAATATCACAGGCGCAATTCGCCAAATAGCACAGCCGCAAGGTATAGTAGACGTTTCAGCATCCGGCGCACTTAGCGCGGTCCGCCCTTTGTCTTTACAGGAATTAAATACATTCCGCGAAATAGCCCCCGAGAATATCAGGCAGGAACAGGAAATTAACGACGAGCATAACAATAACGGCGAAGACGCCCCGGACGATCAGACTGATGACCCGCAGAATCATGATGGAGACGGCCCCCAGCAAGAGGGTACTCCAGATGGAGGCGAAGGCGGGCTGCTCAGTTCTAATGGGGTGCTGCCCGGACAGGAAACAGGGGCTCCAGTCATTCTGACTATGATGGCAATGGCAGGTCATGAACAACCTCCATCAGAGCCAACTTCTCCCCATTCACCAGAACCATACACTGAGCCTGTGCAGGATCCACTGCTTGATCCTGTTGACCCAGTAGAAAGAAAAACAGAAACAGGTCAGACTCACAGCTCCAATGAAGGTGCTGATACTCATGTTATCACGGGAGATGATAATGCAAACGTCCTCACAGGTACATCAGGCGTTGACATTATTTATGGCCTTGGAGGGGATGACGAACTTTACGGGAAAGACGGAAACGACACTCTATACGGTGGAGCAGGTGAAGATATGCTCAACGGGGGTCGTGGAAATGACTACCTCGACGGCGGAACTTCCGGCACAGACATTGACTTCGTTTCATACGCAGATGCAACCGGGGGTGTTGTTGTAGACATTCTTAACCATATAGCAACAGGTGCTGACGGAAATGATACTCTGGTCAGCATCGAAGGGGCTATCGGTTCAAATTTCAATGATACTCTGCTCGGTGACGAGTATGAAAACAGATTTGAAGGATTGCTTGGAAATGATACTATTGATGGAAAGGGCGGATCAGACTGGATTCAATATGAAATGCTTGGATCGAATTATCATTTGGATATAAATCTTGATTCCGAAATGGCCTTTATAATGACCGAGAATGAGTCTGAACAATATTCATCGTCCATAAAAAACATTGAAAATGTTATCGGTTCTGCACATGCGGACAATATTACAGGTTCAGTCAGCGATAATATTCTCCATGGTAACGGCGGAGACGACAACATTTACGGCTTGGCCGGCAATGATCTACTGTTCGGTGAGGACGGATCTAACACGATTGATGGCGGTGACGGATTTGATACTGTTTCCTATGCCCATTCTACAACCGGCATAACTTTCACTGTCGCAGCGGGTGAAACCTCTACTATTGTCACCCATAGTGGTGGAGAAGACACTTTATCACACATTGAAGGGTTCATAGGAACAGCTGAAATTGACCATATGACAGGCAGTTGCGGTAATGAATATTTCGCAGGAATGGACGGTGACAATACAATCGACGGTGGAGGCGGCATTGATACTGTTTCCTATGCCCATTCTACAACCGGAGTAACATTCACGGTTTCAGAGGGTAACGACATTACGGTAGCCCATAGCGGCGGAACGGACACCCTCTCGCACATTGAAGGATTTACCGGAACCAACTCTGCCGACGACATTACCGGAAGTTCTGGTAATGAAATATTCAACGGAAGTGCAGGAAATGATACATATGATGGTGCCGGCGGAACTAACACGCTGAGTTATTCATCAATGAGCAGCCCTATGACCATTACTATGACAGCCGAAGGAGCTGGAAACGCTCATGACGATGGGCCACTCACTTTCAAGGATACTTTCACGAATATCCAGCACATTATAGGGTCAGCAGGCAATGATACTTTCAATGGCCTGACCATTGCCGGATCTGAAATATTCCAAGGCGGAGCAGGAATGGATACCTTTAACCTCAATAACGCAGCAACATCAGTTCTTGAGTACACATCACTTTCCGACGGTGGAGACCAAATCCAAGATTTCAAAAGCGGACAAGATTACTTCAGTTTCAGCGGAAATGATTTTGATCCTTCTACCAACCAAACGCTCACAAATCTCGATTCTGCATATGATGGTTCCAACGGATCATTCGGAAACAATGATGCCCATTTCGTTTTCGATTCCGACCACACCCTTTGGTACGATTCGAATGGAGATGAAGCTGGCGGAGCTGAAAAAATAGCCACGGTCCTTTCAGGAGATGAAGTGGCTGCAACAGATATTCATGTTTAG